A genomic segment from Streptomyces sp. NBC_00237 encodes:
- the cpt gene encoding chloramphenicol phosphotransferase CPT produces MKTQMIVLNGGSSSGKSGIVRCLQSVLPDPWLAVGTDLFVGMLPLSMREPEAEGAGSGKGLVIAADGTVTVGEEFNRLQDAWVAGVVAMARAGARIIVDEVFLGGGEAQERWQRALGGDVEVLWVGVRCDADVAAGREIARGDRTGGMAEGQAEVVHRGMRYDLEVDTTHTESLDCARRIAAHAK; encoded by the coding sequence GTGAAGACCCAGATGATCGTGCTCAACGGCGGCTCCAGCTCCGGCAAGTCGGGCATCGTCCGCTGCCTCCAGTCGGTCCTGCCCGACCCCTGGCTGGCCGTCGGGACGGACCTGTTCGTCGGCATGCTGCCCCTGTCCATGCGCGAGCCCGAGGCCGAGGGGGCGGGCTCGGGCAAGGGCCTGGTGATCGCGGCCGACGGGACCGTGACCGTGGGCGAGGAGTTCAACCGTTTGCAGGACGCGTGGGTCGCCGGGGTCGTGGCGATGGCACGGGCCGGGGCGCGGATCATCGTGGACGAGGTGTTCCTCGGCGGAGGGGAAGCCCAGGAGCGCTGGCAGCGGGCGCTCGGCGGCGACGTCGAGGTGCTGTGGGTCGGAGTGCGGTGCGACGCCGACGTCGCCGCGGGCCGCGAGATCGCACGCGGCGACCGGACCGGGGGAATGGCCGAGGGCCAGGCGGAGGTGGTGCACCGGGGAATGCGCTACGACCTCGAAGTGGACACCACCCACACCGAATCCCTGGACTGCGCCCGCCGCATCGCGGCCCACGCGAAGTAG
- a CDS encoding cytochrome P450 has translation MLEPLPPLPLSAVDLADPDKFLDGETPWRMLDTLRREDPVHWQIEPAPNSGFWAVTRHADIVAVDRDPETYTSTRFTNLEEVDDDQIAIRRSLLETDGLRHQAMRRLLQKSFTSKAVAAYGDFLRFLTRRTLDAALAKGSFDFVNEVSAAFPINVLARMLDVPEDDTQQLIDWGNRIIGNTDPDYADVLLHSSESEQYRDLPFRSPASLEVFAYGRKLAEERRGGEGTDLVSLLVNQTPKDGVPLSPADFDNYFLLLVVAGNETTRHAISHSMLALIQHPEELAKLQADPSLIPGAVEEFLRWASPVYHFRRTATRDTELGGKQIKAGDKVVLWFASGNRDEDVFPDPYTFDVTRENIDHVTFGKGSPHFCLGNSLARLEIQILFEELLPRIDTIRLTGDVPRVRSNFVNGIKKLPVAVSLAARS, from the coding sequence ATGCTTGAACCCCTGCCGCCCCTCCCTCTCTCGGCCGTGGACCTGGCCGACCCGGACAAGTTCCTCGACGGCGAGACCCCCTGGCGGATGCTGGACACCCTGCGCCGCGAGGACCCCGTCCACTGGCAGATCGAACCCGCCCCGAACAGCGGCTTCTGGGCGGTCACCCGGCATGCCGACATCGTCGCCGTGGACCGCGATCCGGAGACGTACACCTCCACCCGCTTCACCAACCTCGAAGAGGTGGACGACGACCAGATCGCCATCCGCCGCTCGCTCCTGGAAACCGACGGCCTCCGTCACCAGGCGATGCGCCGCCTCCTCCAGAAGTCCTTCACGTCCAAGGCGGTCGCCGCCTACGGCGACTTCCTGCGCTTCCTCACCCGCCGCACCCTGGACGCCGCCCTCGCCAAGGGCTCCTTCGACTTCGTCAACGAGGTCTCCGCCGCCTTCCCCATCAACGTCCTGGCCCGGATGCTCGACGTTCCCGAGGACGACACCCAGCAGCTCATCGACTGGGGCAACCGCATCATCGGCAACACCGACCCGGACTACGCGGACGTCCTGCTGCACTCCTCCGAAAGCGAGCAGTACCGCGACCTGCCCTTCCGCAGCCCCGCGTCGCTCGAAGTCTTCGCGTACGGACGGAAGTTGGCGGAGGAGCGGCGCGGCGGCGAGGGTACGGACCTGGTCAGCCTCCTGGTCAACCAGACCCCGAAGGACGGCGTCCCGCTCAGCCCGGCCGACTTCGACAACTACTTCCTCCTCCTGGTCGTCGCGGGCAACGAAACCACCCGCCACGCCATCTCGCACTCCATGCTGGCCCTCATCCAGCACCCGGAGGAACTGGCCAAACTCCAGGCCGACCCGTCCCTGATCCCGGGCGCGGTGGAGGAGTTCCTGCGCTGGGCGTCCCCGGTCTACCACTTCCGCCGCACGGCCACGCGCGACACGGAACTGGGCGGCAAGCAGATCAAGGCGGGCGACAAGGTCGTGCTCTGGTTCGCCTCCGGCAACCGGGACGAGGACGTCTTCCCCGACCCCTACACCTTCGACGTCACCCGCGAGAACATCGACCACGTCACCTTCGGCAAGGGCAGCCCGCACTTCTGCCTGGGCAACTCCCTGGCCCGCCTCGAAATCCAGATCCTCTTCGAGGAACTGCTGCCGCGCATCGACACGATCCGGCTGACGGGCGACGTCCCGCGCGTGCGCAGCAACTTCGTCAACGGCATCAAGAAGCTGCCGGTGGCGGTCTCCCTGGCGGCGCGGAGCTAG
- a CDS encoding glutamine synthetase family protein, with product MERLAAQGDEIDVVRVTFPDLLGTDRARDILVEHLPSALGHGLAFCRAVYHTSPRGDTVDVAGGLDAGLPDILVKPDLSTLVALPWEPGVASCLGEATDPATGERAPESPRGVLQRVLDAWAEYGLVPVVGPELEYFLCEEAPGTPTGWRRYAEAPGNIYTAGLRGDPDRHLLRTIRSLRDLGLRVTAGNHEYSSGQFEINLDHSEALDAADRGFRFKAAVKELARREGKLATFMAKPFNDEGGSGFHIHLSAVSDTTGQNAFDDASAPHGLSGPARHAIAGILAHAPALAALQNPTINSYKRFGPDTLAPWLIDWGLDNRSAMLRIPPERGSASRLEIRLGDASANPYLVIASTLAAALLGIRAGEEPPAPLEGYGYDVSKAPQLPASLPAALDALVADGPLTELLGKDFTSTFLAYKRNEVERFQQHVTDWEFGEYAYHL from the coding sequence CTGGAGCGGCTGGCCGCCCAGGGCGACGAGATAGATGTCGTACGCGTGACCTTCCCCGACCTCCTCGGCACAGACCGGGCCCGTGACATCCTCGTCGAGCACCTGCCCTCGGCGCTCGGTCACGGCCTGGCCTTCTGCCGCGCCGTCTACCACACCTCCCCGCGCGGCGACACGGTCGACGTGGCGGGCGGCCTGGACGCCGGACTGCCCGACATCCTCGTCAAGCCCGACCTCTCCACCCTCGTCGCGCTGCCCTGGGAGCCGGGCGTCGCCTCGTGCCTGGGCGAGGCGACCGACCCGGCGACCGGCGAGCGCGCCCCGGAGTCCCCGCGCGGCGTCCTCCAGCGGGTCCTGGATGCCTGGGCCGAGTACGGCCTGGTGCCCGTCGTCGGCCCCGAACTCGAATACTTCCTCTGCGAGGAGGCCCCCGGCACCCCCACCGGCTGGCGCCGTTACGCCGAGGCCCCCGGCAACATCTACACGGCGGGCCTGCGCGGCGACCCGGACCGCCACCTGCTCCGTACGATCCGCAGCCTGCGCGACCTCGGGCTGCGCGTCACGGCGGGCAACCACGAGTACAGCAGCGGTCAGTTCGAGATCAACCTCGACCACTCCGAGGCTCTCGACGCGGCCGACCGGGGCTTCCGCTTCAAGGCGGCCGTCAAGGAACTCGCCCGCAGGGAAGGGAAGTTGGCCACCTTCATGGCCAAGCCCTTCAACGACGAGGGTGGTTCGGGCTTCCACATCCACCTCTCGGCGGTCTCCGACACCACCGGCCAGAACGCCTTCGACGACGCGTCGGCCCCGCACGGCCTCTCCGGCCCGGCCCGCCACGCCATCGCCGGAATCCTCGCCCACGCCCCCGCGCTCGCGGCTCTCCAGAACCCCACCATCAACTCCTACAAGCGCTTCGGCCCCGACACCCTCGCCCCCTGGCTGATCGACTGGGGCCTCGACAACCGCAGCGCCATGCTCCGCATACCGCCGGAGCGCGGCTCGGCCTCCCGCCTCGAGATCCGCCTCGGCGACGCCAGCGCCAACCCGTACCTGGTCATCGCGTCGACCCTGGCCGCCGCCCTCCTGGGCATCCGCGCGGGCGAAGAGCCCCCCGCCCCCCTTGAGGGTTACGGCTACGACGTCAGCAAGGCCCCCCAGCTCCCCGCCTCCCTCCCCGCCGCGCTGGACGCCCTGGTCGCCGACGGCCCCCTCACGGAACTCCTCGGCAAGGACTTCACGTCCACCTTCCTCGCCTACAAGCGCAACGAGGTCGAACGCTTCCAACAGCACGTCACCGACTGGGAGTTCGGCGAGTACGCGTACCACCTCTAA
- a CDS encoding ferredoxin — protein MKVVVDMDVCKDHGQCAFASPEVFRLSDEGRLLYVAEPDESLREDVEDAADVCPLQAITIED, from the coding sequence ATGAAGGTCGTCGTGGACATGGACGTCTGCAAGGACCACGGGCAGTGCGCCTTCGCGTCCCCGGAAGTCTTCCGACTCAGCGACGAGGGACGGCTGTTGTACGTCGCCGAGCCCGACGAGTCGCTGCGCGAGGACGTCGAGGACGCGGCGGACGTCTGCCCCCTCCAGGCCATCACCATCGAGGACTGA